aaacaaactgaagaagtCCAGAACTTTTTAATAGTCACTGTAACCTGTTTATTGCATTGCACTGATAAGTTCATTCTCTCCAAAGTGAGGTGGGAATAAAAAGTTTCACCAATCGCATAATTCACTTATCAGGAATACCCAGTGCACACTCAATATCTAGCCCTGCAATTGAAAAGGGATAAAGGGTGAAGCGTTTCAGCAGTGGTAATATTACATAGTTAACTGGCAGCTATTTCAATAGGATCTCAGTGATTTGCGCTCAGGCATTATGCTTCACCCTCTCTCTGCTCACAGCATAGAGAAATGCATCACTTAATTGAGAGGATTTCCACAGGCtttgtggtggtggaggtggggtgggggctaCAGCCTTCCCTCCAGGAGAAATATATTTACAACGTATTCTATCACCGtctcatttgtcatttcagccTGGAataatgtgtttatattttcctTCCCTCTTGACACACTTACATTTGCAGGAAGACCTGTAAACGTGCAGGCTTCTCCTTAAATGTCTTCTTTGTATAATGAACAAGGACAATATTCTCACAAATCAACAGCTGTGCATATCCAATCATGTCTGTCTATAgggttttctctgcttttttttcccaaatggAGGCTGACTACAAGTAATGGTGGCAGGTAGTGGTTGCGTTAATGTGTCACACACCCACAGAATACATAGTTTTTCATGGTTCACTTTTCATTAGCTTTTCTGATGTatggcttgttttttgtttgggcTGGGTTTATTGTCCATTGCTTAACTGCCAGCAGAAGTGTAGGAACTGGGTTAATATAGGTTTGGGTAGAGGAAAGTATGTTGTTTAGTGTAAATCAATCATCCAAAAACCTCAGCAGTTGGTTAAACATTTTCTGCTAGCTATGCTAGCAGCTCTTTCAGGTTGTATttaggcacagcagtgcttcctttgacaatgctaacatgctaatgctaaacAGGTAAAATGTGCCACCGTGTTAGTATTTGATAATTAGCAGTAAACATCAAATACCCTACAAGTGAGGCTGCAACTATTAAGTCATGAACCAAAGTAATATTATTTCACTCAAAAACGTGAATGCCAACCTGCTGGGGGCACCACAGAAAAAGTCATCACGGCTACCTTCAATGTTTCAGTGCATCAGTGCTGAAATAGTTCAGTCTGCCACAGAATGATGGACTGCCTGACTGAGACTGCCAGTCAGAGCCGTAGCACCAGCATGGCTAAAAATCTGTGACAAAGGCAGCAGTCACTTGATGCCAATGTAAAACTTTCTCATGGCTTGTGAATATGATGTTCCATGTTAGAATCCAGCgaaaaaaaacattatcttATGCCTCCACCCTCACTCTTTCTCCTTGTATTTACTGACGCTATTTACAGTACAGCTAACTGTcgaataaagaagaaaatgccATATAATTAATTCTAAAAGCAACATGGCAATTGCCACTCTAAATGTCAGCCTGTCTAGAAAAAGTTTTGCCTTTGCATCACCTCACCAACCAGATGTACAGCTGGCTATCGTAGCTCCTTGTAAATATGTAGCTTCACCAATAATCAATAAGTGCCAACATGACAGTGTTTGTAGCTGTCGCAGTGTCATGCAGGAAGCAGAAGGCCTCTCGGTCTCATCAGAGTTGTCACCGAGTGGTTCGCtaaactgactgaatgaattgcGTTCAATAACGGAGCAAAGATCCGTTATGTGGAGAAAACAAGACTTGTGTTGTCTTACTGTATTGTGTGAGCATCTGCATTGTTCTCCagaaatatgaatgaaacaTCGGCACTCAGTCAATTCAGCTGCTCCTTTTAATGTTACTCTGAAGggattttgttcaaaaacaaagcagcagataATCACTGAGGACATGAATTGTTTTgtaataaatatgttttatcgcataaaagcaacaaaaggtAAGTGATGGTGCAGTCTAAGTTGCATGTCTCTGCTACGACATGCGACTCTCAATGAGAGCAGTTAATGAAGGCCCACTGTGCCCAGTCTGTGATCCAGCTTTGGGCCCTCGAGGTTTCGCCCTCGCAGGGAAACTCATGATTAGTCGCAGAACTACTCCGAATTGGCTGCAGTAATTAGTGATATGAAGTGATTTTGAGTCGCTGTTAGTGAAGAATAAAATGCTGCTAGGTCGTTTAAGATTTTGCTGATTTTAGCAAACTATCCTCCAAGCACATTTCTAATCTGTGGAAGGAGCTCACAGTAAACACCTGCGCAGGTAGCTGTGAGCCGAGCCTTTGATTGAACACTTTAATGGTGTTTTCCTGTGCTGCCTCCAACTTTACACACTCCACACAGACGCTCCATCGCTCTCTTATCAAGAGCAGCTGTCACCAGCAGCTCGTACAAGCACATTGACTCTAACACTGGATTGTGAAGCACAGGCGGACTTTTGGCTTTTGTTTAAATCTGCACCTGTTAGCCACATTcagcactaaaaacaaaatgtacgTTTTGTACACAGGCTTATTATTTGAGGGAGAGAGCCAAGTGGTGGTGATCTATATTAGCTGAGGCTATTATGAAGCACTGGGTTTTCCCAGGCAGTCGGTGAGACGTGTTGCTAGGAAACATACCTAGAGATCGGGGGTGGAGAACCGGTTTGATGAGGAAGCAGAGTTCCCAGCTACTTCCAGCTTCACGTAGAAATAACTTCAAGGTGCCCAGTAGCAGAATATTGATTTGAGCCGGTTAATTAAATCTTTGTAATTAGCTCTTTTTGATCTCATGTCTGTATTTTTGAGCTGCCTTCACAGTCATCATATAGATGGATTTGTTTTGTAGATTTCCACCAATATGATGAAAACACTCATAAATGAGAGGAAGGTTTTCATTATAGTGCTGTTAAATGGCAAAATACAATGAATTATCACACGCACTGATGATTACATTTGACATTATAATGCACTGGCATCTTGTTGACCTTTTCAGAGCAGAATATATTTATTAGTATTGTAATATGATACATAATTCTAAAGCAGCAGGATGGGAgaactgtaaatataaaatccTGTGTGCTGACCTTCCAGGTGGTGGAAGGTATTCCATCACTTTAAATTTCCAAAACGTCTGTATTTCCTAAAATCTGCGTGATCAAAATCAATACTCTGATCAGATTCTGGATTTCTGATACATTTTACCTCACAGAAAGCTGCGCAGGAGGCTGATTGATGAGTTTTTTTGCTGTATTGATAACAAAGGCCTCATGTCTAAAGCAATGCTGCCCTCATCTGGATGCGACCGTCAGTGCAGCCTGCCTGCAACATCACGCTGCCATCATGAGTAATTACCCAAGTGCCATGAACCTTTGGCTTGGGTATATATAATTTTAAGGTCAGAATGACAATCATGACATCACCAGCACCTTACTTCATCAAGTTGTGTCCACAATGTCTTTGCACCAGTGAACTTAGGCAGCAGCTATTTAATGGCTGATGGAATTTTAGAGTTGAAATCCCTCTGCTTACAAAACGACTCTCTCTGTGCCATGTGTCTGTATTTTGAAGACCACAGGAGAGAACTGCAGGCAGGCTATATTTAACCTCTCAGCAGCTCACTGTGAGCCCAGCAGATGTGTGATTTTGGCTCTAACAGACCAGTAACATCTGATCTCTCCAAGGATGTAATCAGGAGCAGAGGTGTAAATCTGGCCGGCGGAGGAGAGAATTAAGCTAAtgcaagcagcagcagcgaaGCAGAAGGCCAGCCTGGTCGTATTTCTCCCTCGGTCCGCGTGCTGTCCGCAGGGCTGCCTCCTTGGCTCCTGGTGACGGACTGTCAGGGCCAAACGGTAATTGGTCAGAGGGGACTACACAGAGAGGAACATCTAATTACTCAGAAACATGTTCTCCTCCCTGGGCCTCACAGGTAGACGAATGCCTTGTGATATTTATGACCCAAATTccttcaaaaacaaacttaaagtTCTCCACCActtaaaaatgtgctttgctttttgctttgcatcacttggatgtttgacctgcactgtgcagaatgatgcGCATGCTGAGTTTGTTTTCCCTTCCAGCTGTTGAAGGGGACACATTTCTCCATGCTCATCTTAAATCTGacttgaaggtgtgtgtgtgtgtgtgttgaatatCCAAATATCCATTATCCCCCCAAAGCTGTTAAGATGAACCGAGAAAAATTGCAAAGCTCAGCTAAACGTTTCGCTAAATGCTTTTTGTCTCTAAATGTGTCTTGGTGAAAAGAGACCTGAGTGTGGAGATGAAGGATGCTCTGAGGCCAGACAGTTCACCAGAGTCTGCCAAGTTTCAGATCGCAACACTTCAAGCCTCTTTAATCTCCTGCTCCAGTCATGGCAGCAGAGGAATTAACTTCCTGCAAAGAATTTACCAAggccagctttttttttctttctattttcacACATACAGGAAGCAGTTCTCAAACTgcggtgtgtgtttttgcttagTTCCTCCACTGGAGGGAGACTCTGAGCAGGACAAACTCCTGGTTGCACAAAAGGATAAGTTTGTTTACACAGTAAGAATTAATGACCTCTCGTGATTTTATTGGCGCTAAGTGCATCTAATAGTCTGGTAATTACTTCAGAGCAATAAACAGTCAGCAGGTGTCTCATACACCCACATGGTTAAAGCAAAGGCTCTTTGCAGAAAACAAGTCTTATTAACCGTGAGGGTCTTAGTTGATTCCAGTGAGTGTTTAGCTGTAAGAGCAAAAGTAAAATGATAAGTAGTGGATGGAGAGCTGATGCTCCCATCACCTGCAGCACCAGCAGTTTCTCAGCTCCCAGGCTGAGGAGGCCTGCTGTGGCTCAGCCCTGCCCCTCTGACCCCACCGTGATTGACTTGTTCTCCCAAAGAAAAGCTGCCGTGACCTCAGAAAGCTTGAGGAAATGAAGGGGATGAAGACAGACATGGCAGAGCAACAATAGACAACcccactcccacacacacagtcagcgtGTTTGAAATATGACTTTACAATGACACGGGGGCTTGAGGTTGCCATGTCAAGGTCAACTTTGACATCTCTGAACTTAATCTGACAGGGGAAAAGATGGATAACTGTGACTGATGGCTGCTCCAACACAACAGTTCTacaaccccctcccccccgaaaaacaatcaaaagatCTTAAAAACTGTTATTGTCttcatatctgtggagattctcagccatccaggtcatattcactcgAAGAGgtaaagcaaggcgtctggacttgcgaagatttgacttgaagacgtttcactgctcatccaagcagcttcatcagttctgtatttcataatcataatcaaataattatgaatatttaaGTCAGGCTGAGGAAGATCATTTCAGTCTTTGCTTGAActgtttcagattcagatgtCCAGTCCAGCAGTCAGCAGTAATTAGCTTGGCTGTGTGTTAAACGCCTAACAGGTTGGGTTGTTTTCATCTGGGGGTTAAATGCCACTTCCCCCCCGTGGAGTCCACTGCCTGCCGCTGCCGTACAGCCTGTGGTCGGGACAACACCTTGGAGCCAAACAATTACATCAAGGTCATGGAGAGGAGGAATGCCGGGCCGATTAGTGCAGGAGTCCAGCAGCAACCTGCCGAGCCAACTCTTCACAGGAGAGACAACAGGCCGAGGTGACTTAATGCattcaaatcaaaaacataaactgACTTTTTGGGTTCACTTTCATTTCCGTTGTGTAAATCCCAAACGCGCCATAGATCGAGCTTGGAGCCTCAGTTGGAATATTAGTGTTATCTGTTGTGCTGAATTAGAAAGCAGCTCAAACAAACTTTACATGGCGACTGAACGATCGGTGGGCTGTTAGTGGCTTTTCCACTTCTCGTTTCCATCGAAACTCGGATCATTTGGCTGGAGAAACCAGCAGGACTGACCCGCTGTGCACCCTGTCCAAAGAATCCAAATGTAAAGCGTATTTTTTTATCTTCCTGTGCTCAATCCCCTTGATAGAAGGCCCATTCAGTGTGTGACACACTCTGAACAGGTTTAAGGGATGTCCTCCACGTTGTCCTATATTGCCTTTATGTTATTCTAATCTCAGAGTTATTAATCTTTTTCAAATTAGGAGAAAGCACGTGGACTGTTAGTTTCgttgatttgtgtttatttgttgtaaaataCACGAATATTAATCAACAGAATGACATAATTCCACATCAGACGGGGTTTTATTACTGAGCAGTTTTCTTTGGCTGtctgttggtttttgtttctttccacGAGTCATTTGTTGACACTAAACTTGCGGCTCTTGTGAAGTGTTTATTGCAAACGAATTTCTTTTAAGAGAAGGTGGCTTCTTACAAACACATGCGGGTCTTCGTTGTTTGGGTTTGACACTGTCCTGCAGAAAGTTCAACGTGTTCTGACAGGGTGACAATCAGTGCGCAAATACACATGAATTATAATgaattctttctctttttttatcgAGCTCCTACAACCCTTATTTTTTGTTCCCCGGCAGTGCTGATAAAATTGGTTTTtagaaatgcatttatttggAATTATAGCGATTTGTTTGTGTAACTTTGTagatgaaaatgtgatattaGCTGTTTATGCACGGCAGCATCGGTGTAACTTTAGTACAAATTAAACCTTATAAGTGTAATTTTTACAAGAACAAATGCCATcaggcaagaaaaaaagaactctGGAAAAGTGCAGGACAAACCGTTATTCTGAGCCCTTAAGAGGTTTATAATATTTACTAAATTATATATCATCATTTTGCTGGTTTTGTTCTCTTTATAAAGACTTTATCATAGTTACCACAGGCGCCAGTGCGTAATTACGCACTAGTTTTAAGTCACTAACGTGTCTTAATTAGAACATAGTTAAATATAACGTGAAGCTCAGTTACGGGCAGTATCGGTGCTCATTGATAGGGAGATTGGATCTATACAATAGGACTGTAGCAGGACAAAAAGGAGGGGTGTGACCATCCAAAAACTTTTCTTCAGTGGGCTACCTGTAGAGGCTCCGGGCGCTGCGCATAAATACTGCTCCCTCCCAGGATGGGATCAGTCctgagggagagacacagagacgaTATTAGGCTTTGGGAATCTGCTCAGGGCGGATTATGAACGCTTTTGGACACCAACCATCTAACCAGCAGACCAGTCCCATTCAGCACCACAGCGCTCAGGAGCTCTTGGACATGGCCGTGTACTGCGACAACTACGGTGTGTACCAGCAGaacctccaccaccatcaccacactCAGAGGCCGCCCACACACCCCTCCAGCTACGGCCTCGGAGAGTACACTTCCCCGTCTACGAACCCGTACCTATGGCTGAACGGACCCAGCATAAACTCCTCTCCTTATCTTCCCGGGAACAACGGCGCGTCCTACATTCAGTCCGGATACGGGTCGAACCAGAGGCAGTTCTTACCGCCTCCCACCGGGTTCGGTGGAGCAGACCTGGGATGGCTGTCCATATCCAGCCAACAGGAACTCTTCAAGATGGTCAGACCACCTTACTCCTACTCAGCACTGATAGCGATGGCCATACAGAACGCACAAGACAAAAAGTTGACCCTGAGTCAGATCTACCAGTATGTGGCTGACAACTTCCCCTTCTACAAGAAGAGCAAAGCTGGATGGCAGAATTCAATCCGACACAACTTGTCGTTGAATGACTGTTTCAAAAAAGTGGCCCGGGACGAGGATGACCCTGGTGAGTCTGGAATTTTTTTCCctaaaatgaattatttctgTGTGGCATTTTAATTGACCCTGCTGCAGGAAGTGGCTTTATCACATCCTTGGCACTGATGCTGCCTTTTCCCTTCTTAAAGCTCTCTAAACTGATGAAACTGCTCTTTAAAGTGGAAACATTTCAGCTCATGTtagtttgatttaatttgtcaCCCGTATTTAACCCTTGTCGTTTGTTTCTCATCCAGGTAAAGGAAACTACTGGACGCTGGACCCCAACTGTGAGAAGATGTTCGACAACGGGAACTTCAGGcggaagaggaaaaggagggcTGACATAAGCGGAGCTGACAGCGCAGCTCTGCCCGTCAAGTCAGAGGACGGTCCGCACAAGTTCTCCGACACCGCCAGCCTGCTGAGCTCCTCCCCGCCCAGCCTGCACGGATCCCCGGCCTCCACGGAGCCCAAGTCGTCCCCGTCTCCGTCCGCGGAGCACAGTCCGTGTTTCAGCAGCTTCGTGTCCAGCGTGAACTCACTGCTGACGGGCAGCAGCAGCGccggcggcggcggcagcgaCGGCTCCCGGAGCGGGGAGCGGGACTACAGCTCCGGCCACCTCGGGGGACTGTCTCAGAGCCGAGAGGGCATGTCCGGACTGGGCTCCTACTCGCCCACTTTAATCTCTCCTTTGAACTCTGACAACAACAGAATGAACTATTACACATCAGTACAGAGCCTGTCCAACCATTTTAGTGTGAATAACCTCATATACAGCCGGGAAGGAACAGAAgtgtagactgtgtgtgtgtcagcgctGGGCTGCTGCAAGGAAAAGTAATTTATCACTCATTAGCCTTCACATTTCTTTAGTTATTAGGTATCTGGATTAGTGGGCCTCTGTTTTTTTCACCATAACCATAAACTGGGAAAATAGCCTGCAAAGGAATTTCGATGGTTATAAACGTCTCTGTTATAGTTTATGTTAGTGCAACAAACATGTTAATTTGTGGTAAATGAATCGGTTCCCAAATCAACCCACGTAAAAATCctatgactgaaaaaaaaaaagattttttaaaagaaatctgtAGCTGCTCTGTTGGGCTTAGCCCCCGtgtcttaaaagaaaaaagactttcTGTGtacagaaattattttcataaGAAAATACGTGACTTGTATTTTATACcgaattgtgtttttatttaaactcaCTTCAATGTTTGAATAAAAGTCGTCCATGTTAACTCAGAGCTTATGTGTCATTTTCCTGCCTTTATGAGCGTTGgatgaaaataaagagacaaaacCGTCAGGGCCGCTTTGAGAAACTGATTTTACGCTTTAAAAGACAGAGTTTATTTAGCTCCTGTTTGGCTCTTGGTTATGAAAGTAACCCAACTTCATATCTGTTCtcgatgtttttgtttttaaatcacttcCAGTTTCCTGTAATATTCCCGTTGAGAGTCAGTATTGATCCAGTTCTTTTGTCAGCTTTATTCTATGCAGTTGCCATCTCTGAATAACATCCTTCTAACTAACTACAAGCTCAGCATCTAAATCTCATACTTCTGCAGATTTTccaagtttaaaatgtttctgtctcacacagAGCCCCCAGTCAGGCCAAAGCAAACCTTGCAAATATCCACCTTGAGTTCTCATACGTTTATATCGCAGGAAAGTAGAAAATAAACTAATGCTTCACATCCTGTCAGGAAAGCTGAAGTCAAGTGGTCGTAAGCAGTAAAGTGTGTAAGACAGAGACATTTTCCGCTTGTCACTTCCAATAGCGCCGTTTCAACGAGCAATCAGACCTCTAACTTGCTTCCACGAGGTTCAGAAGTTCAGCTTTTTGTCTGCGCTGGATTTGACTCAGACTGCGCCTGTTTTATGTTAACCTGTTTGCTGCATATCGCACCTGTGGCCATCTGTTCCCAACGCGCCGTCACGCAAAACGCATGCGGTttcgtgtgtgtctgtgtgaatctTGTTAatgggatttgttttgtttttttttgtttttgcttctttttttatattggGAACCACTGTGGAGGAGCATCCGCTGAACAAGAGAGTTCAACGGCATGTAATGATCTTTTGTTGCGCTTGTGACGCAACAGAAAGTCTGCTGTCGGTGGGGAAAATATTCAGCAGCCCATGCAGAGGAAATGTTCAAGTGATTTAACACCCTTGTCTTTTCGTATTTTCAAACAATACGCACGAAATCAAAGCCTGTAAATAAAAGGAAACACCTCTTAATTGGTTGATAATTGAAATCACTCAGGCGCTCTGTGGTctggaataaaagaaaaattaattgACAAGACTTTCGTGCCCCATGTTGGAACACAATGGAAGCTGGCAATTCAAGAGATCCCCTCCTGGgctcaaatgaaaatattgcGATCTGAAGATCTGGGAACAAATTATCTCCCTCAGGCCGCATTTTGCTCTATTATCTGTGGAGCAGGGCCACCGATCAGACAAAGAGGATTTTTGTCATACAGGAGCAGGTTCTCACAGTGACTAATTTTCTGTTGAGATCCTCATCAGGTCCAGTGAAGGGAGTGGAAAGCCTTTTAGTGCTTATAATTCTTCATCCCTCACTTCAGTCTAAGCTATTTTTTCACTCGCTCGGtaattcagtattttaaaaagtttattttatcaGGAAGTTGTGGAATGTATTgaaacacatttatgttttaatctACTTTATATTTCTAATCTGCTCGAATTTTTGAGGcaagttttccttttttacttTGCAACATTTACTGTAGtcactttgcagattcagaaaaaaataggACGTATTAAAGCAGATTAAGTTACCCAGCTGTATCTAAAGTACTCAACATTATTCCAtctttaccagctgcaacatcaATGATTCTTATCCGATAATATAACACATTCAGTATGATTCTTAAATGTTCTTCATgattagtacttttactttatatatatatattgacgGTAATACTTATAGTAAAttattgaattcattttttcagAACTTTCATATATAATACAATGTTTCTAAATGGTGGTTATTTGCTTAAGTCAAAGATCTGAATTCCTCCCCTGCCTCTGACATCAAGGCACAGCCCCAGTCTTGCATGCAAACAACAGAGTTCCTGCACTCACTTTCCAAGTTCGATTTGGCTCTCTCAGTTCTCAGAAACGTAACGCTCCAGCGCCCTGTGCCTGAAGGGCACATTTACCCAGCTCACATGAATATCAGTCAGGCCACCATGACTCTGTGCTACCTGCTTGAGGGCCCCTGGCTGCAGGGCTGAAGGCCCAGGCCCAGCAGAGTGCCTCAGTGTAAGTGTGGCCTTCAGTCCCCACACATGCCTAGTGGGCTAAACCCATAATGATGGGTTTCACCCTCAAAGGGTCATCCCTCCAAGGCAAGGTTGGCTCATAATTGAAGGAGTTGATGGTTCAGAACTGGAttattttaatcctttttttctttttgggacCAGACACACCAACAAGTCATCTTGATGCCAACTACGGGATGGGTATGTCCTGAAAACTGCATCATCTGCTTCATCTGCAGTGGTTCAACTGAGAGACAACAAATCTAACATGTTCAGAGAGAATAGATTAACAAATATCCAAACAGGTCCACTGCTCTGTTAGGGTTAAGGAGCATTTCCAGTTCAGGATATCACAGTTAAAACACCACGAGCAGAGAGACATGAAGACGAGTTGTCTGCATCTTGAGACCCGGAGGCTCGTCCACCTTAGGCAATGAGTGACATGAGCTGGAGTGATGAATCACTACTGGATAAAGCTGCACTCAGCAAAGTGAGAAACTTAACTCCCATTAGCTGTGAAGCGAGATCTCCTCGCCTGATAAAGAAGTGACTTAAACAAGACTCGCAGCCCTTCTTCACTCCCAAACCTACTTCTAAATATGCAGTGTGGAGGTTAGCCATGTGCTATAGACTTATTTCTGATGATGTAGAGTAAATTTAGGATTTGCTTTGCAAGGtaatttgttttaaagcatTAAGGATTTCAGATAAAAAGATGCACACAGAGCCTAATAATTCTCCACAGCCTATATAACACTATCTTTCAGACAAATCTGAGGGGAaatatgactgtgtgtctgaccCCAGTAAAGAACATGATAGCTTGTCCACAGGGGGGCTGATTACAGTCTGGGTCTACCCTGAAATTTCACATCTGTTTGTAGCAGTCAGTGGGAATTATAGGGATAATTTCTTATATTACAGCTCAATCGCTTGAGGAAGTTAAATATTTAAGAGAACAATATGATGACAGCTTCTGGGGAAGCCACTATACGGTTGTAAGGAGGGGGGCACCTCTGTTCAATGCACTTTAAAAGGATTGTGTGAGCAAATGATAGCTGAGGAGAATGTCTATCAATTGGCATGACCTGATTCGGTTTCATCATTC
The Scatophagus argus isolate fScaArg1 chromosome 21, fScaArg1.pri, whole genome shotgun sequence genome window above contains:
- the foxi1 gene encoding forkhead box protein I1; the protein is MNAFGHQPSNQQTSPIQHHSAQELLDMAVYCDNYGVYQQNLHHHHHTQRPPTHPSSYGLGEYTSPSTNPYLWLNGPSINSSPYLPGNNGASYIQSGYGSNQRQFLPPPTGFGGADLGWLSISSQQELFKMVRPPYSYSALIAMAIQNAQDKKLTLSQIYQYVADNFPFYKKSKAGWQNSIRHNLSLNDCFKKVARDEDDPGKGNYWTLDPNCEKMFDNGNFRRKRKRRADISGADSAALPVKSEDGPHKFSDTASLLSSSPPSLHGSPASTEPKSSPSPSAEHSPCFSSFVSSVNSLLTGSSSAGGGGSDGSRSGERDYSSGHLGGLSQSREGMSGLGSYSPTLISPLNSDNNRMNYYTSVQSLSNHFSVNNLIYSREGTEV